GAATGGTGGTAATGGCTGTCTAAGGGCCTCCTATGCTTTAatttttagttatttgttaAAGGCCTCCTATATGCTTCAATGCTTAGTTGTTTTATAAGTATaactattgtattgtatttgtatttatggaccagtaatccatcctttcatactgaacatcctttgtcctcaccacttcactcctattggttcatagccaccacttgtttctgaaataaaaactttgattggctataattttcctgcttttttctggatccttcccttaatcccttttccctctttttttctataaaaGGATGTagttgtttgtacttgtttatgcctctgaagaaggtccggtttggatcgaaagctaaggccatctaccctattcattatataactACTGTATTAGATATCACGAGCAGTGCACTTGGAGCTCAACTGTCTAGAGAGCAGATTTTTGGAGCAAGCGCCATTAGTGCctgcattattaatattattatttactacCGTTTGTTCAATTATTTGGCTCTTTATTCTGTTGATTTACTTCAGCTATAAAAGGTTTTCCAGATCCCGACCTCTTGATCAAGTTTGGGCCAACAGAAAGCCTCTGCGGATATCTTCCATGGCAAATACGTCTCACAGAGATTttgtaagttaaaaaaataccTGGGCCAAAACCGTTCTCTTTCATGATAAATGCATTGCCCCTGGTAGCTGCCAATTCTCCCTGACTGTGCAGAAAATGTCCTGCATATATAAGCATTCTTTCCATCTTCTGATCTTGACAATCTCCCTGATTGAAGAAACTTTTTCCCTACTATCTTGAATGTCATTTGATAAATCCCCCTGATTGCTGtacaaaatcttcctgattgcaagatgtcAATATTGCTGCAGAACATGGTGCTtgcacagcccccccccccccccaccaataGCCCCCAAGTATGTGATTTTCTAGGATAACTCTTCACTCTAACAAAATCAACACCATATGTTTAACTCGaaacccaaactgttggactctgattacaATGGTACACCTGAGCGCATGTTATCATTTTACTAGTACAGTCAAAATGGATCAAGCAAAATAAACAGTTGGTAAGGCCTCGAAACAATCCACAGCACCCTAAGCAATTGGCAAggtgctctgtgcttttgctgtggatTCCTTTTGCAAAGTTTccacacaaattaatattttccaacgaagttcaaggcctggtttgtgtttgaatgtttgGTGTAAAGATCAGATGTCAGGATGTAATACACTTCTGGAAGTACAAAACTTTCAAAACAGAACTTTTTGTTGGTTTGTGTTGAGCATTTTTCTCTGGAGTGTCAGCGgagtgtttttaaaacaatcctcaaaatttactaaaataacatgttttccttttatttcttTACAGAAACGTGCAGACGCATTGGAGAATAGATTATGAAGAGTTCCTAAATGTCCTGCACAGTTACGCTAAAACAGAACAGAGATTAGGGAAGTAAAATGAAATAACCCACTCAACGAAATCATAACATTCGTTTTTACGTTGCGGTGCATTTTTGGTCGTTTTTGGATTTGAATTAACCCTTGCAGAAAAATCACAAGTAAAGAGCCACACTCCTTCTCGAACTCTTTGAATCAATTCAAGGTACTTAAATAACACACAGCTTTTTATTCTATCTGAAAGTAAGTTTCGTATTGCTGCAACTGGCTTTGATTTCGAAAGAATCatcttaaaggcgctggacacgtttggtaattgtcaaaaaaaagtattctcacttggtgtatcccaacatatgcatgaaataacaaatctgtgaacatttggactcaattggtcatcgaagttgtaacaGAATTATGAAAGAATAACACCCTTGTAACCACTACTAATgctgtacattatcttgattcaaagtgagttgaaaggaacacgttgccttggatcggacgagttggtctttgaaaagcgtttttaactgtttgttataaaatgcacttggttagaaagatatttaaaaagtagactataatgatccacacaagtatcactcgatgtacgactcccataaatggccgaccgtgttagttcgcaaagtaaaaggaaaatgttgaggcaaatgtgtgtggatcattgtattctacttttaaaacatctttctaaccatattatgcgttttataacaggttacaaatgcttttcaaagaccaactcgaccgatccaaggcaacgtgtttctttaaagggtctatgtactttttcctaacacaaaacacaatgtccacagatttacattaaactcacacagtttgaagattatgatagtaaaaatcttcccttgaaattttacttactgaggtgctgtagtttttgagaaacgaggaaaacaaataatttttgtctcagttttagcatgtaaaaaggtATTAACCAGTAATGCTATGcttatggtataatatcataactggttaattggattttacatgctaaaatattgtgacttgttttactcatttctcaaaaactacagaaccttagttagtaatatttgaagggaagctttccactatcattctcttcaaaccctgtaagtttcatataaatctgtggacattttaaaaagtacctgaatcctttaaaGCATTGTAGTACAAGGGGCAATTTGCCCATTTTTACTGATACACTTTGTCTGTGCTCGTAGAGTAGGCCGAAGCATAAGGAGAGCAACTTTTTCAAGAATACCAATgctgtacattatcttgattcatagaGAGTGCCAGAGAGAGCAGCCTCAACATCATTACCAATCCTAATTCAAAGGGGGTACCATGGCAAGCAGCTGTCAGTGTCATCATTACGGACgctgtacattatcttgattcaaagagtgtATAAAGTTTCTTATTCAAAGAGAATACCATGGACAGCTTGTCATTATTACTAAGCCTGgggcgactattgattgctttaGTCAGGTTGCaactactgtttttcaactatACTGTACTTGGTTAGTCAGGACGCTATGACTACTACAAAAAATAGTTGTGACTTCTACAAGACAGTCGCAACTACCTGTGTCGCTCACAACTATTCACAACTACATTACTTGTGacacacaatccttcaatcctttcagcgaGAATTTTACTATTATGCACCTGTGACAAATATGGCGCAATGCGTCTTGGTAATTAAAAATTAGCCGCGACTAGTCGAGCAGTAAATTTACATTAATAGATTTAAAGAGATTTTTTTACTATAAAAATCGGCCCTAAAGTGCAGATAAACACtaactttttttccaaacaatTACTGAGAATCCAAATATTACTGAGAATGTAAACTATCATGGATGGTCGGTCTTTGCCTCAGTATTTTTTACATTAacgttttgttatttttctcgATTTTACGTACAGTAATCAATGTATTATTAAAGTAAGTTCTGGACAATTTTTGATAGAGAATAAATTAAacgaaaataaattaaaaattgaatGAATGTGATGATtctcaaacaaaaactgttgtcaactttttatgttatttattacattatttatttaacagGGGGCCtagttttgtttaatgtttgctTTGAAATTAAAAGTAGGGTCAAGGTTCACCCATAGACCCTGAAGAGAAAAATCCtcattacattgacaaaaaaaacaatctatgacccaGCCTTTATagtgtaactttttgtttagtATTGAACATGGTGCTGAATTACATTCAACACTCGGTACTAAGATAAATCGGGtagcaaattgtttttaaaaaacagtaggcctacacattgaATGAAAATAGACACTATCACTATCAGTGACCCCATAAAGTGCCAATACACTCGACAAGGGAGTAGTCAATTGTGTATTGGCACTTTTAGGTTACCTTATAGTTTTTGAGCGAAATCAGAAAAAGTTTGTTTATCACGCCACCAtttttttattcgatatgaTATCGTCAGCGACGCCACGAAGTAGCACGCACCTTTCCACAGTCCAAAAATGTGTTCTGAAGATAACGCGTGTTTAAGTTTGAAATGCATTTATCTTGCAAATAACAAGCGGGCACGGTATAACAAAATGTACGTCGTCATAGAACTATATCTGAAtaatgtaaatgtattgttttcttcttgatggattaattaataattaagctATTAAACTATGAAGGTGCGtactacttcgtgaaaacaaaatctacacgaAATACGTGTTGTACGCGCCGCACAACTgcagtgctacttcgtgaaaacaaaatctacacgaAATACGTGTTGTGCGCGCCGCACAACTGCAGtactacttcgtgaaaacaaaatccacacgAAATACGTGTTGTGCGCGCCGCACAACTgcagtgctacttcgtgaaaacaaaatccacacaaAATACGTGTGTGCGCGCACACACAACTgcagtgctacttcgtgaaaacaaaatccacacaaAGTACGTATGTGCGCGCATGCACACACACGCAATCTAACCCAAAACTATAAAGTACGGTTGCGCAAAACTACcacaaaataattaactattAGGGCCTATATTCCCCCAGTATGGCACCACATGTGTTATTAATCTTTGAGAACTCTTTCctaaacaaaagtgtttttataaACGTTGTTAAATGGGTTTAGGAGAATTTGCTTTTCCCcataccacccccccccaaaaaaaaaaaccccacataaaaacatgaagttttataaaattaaaaatccgTTGGACAAAATGATGAACGCTGAgatgtttttattaacaatttgatcgatataaatacaaatttgtaattcATTCGTAAATTTAAACATATTAACAATTTGATCGATATAAATACAAATTCGTAATTCATTCgtaaatttaaacaattgatatttaatatttaaaaatttcattaaaTAATTCATTGAATATGGTAAAATAAACATGATGACACTGAGGAACGATTGTCAAGTTTCGTGTATCGACCTTACTTTTGCagcgtcacagcccgagtttttgccaaacgtGATTGAAAAACTATAGAAAGCCATAATTGCAAAACGAAAAAAGATAGCCacagtttttaacaatgttacacaaatattcaaaaatagtgttgaatttgttggacacaaagcaaccaatcatgagAGGTACTTTACtgaattgaaagtttgcaggaaatgttgaattttgttgaaacatctgttaacacgattgagtgttttgctaacatttggccttccatgccaaccagcgcggttgtttatcaacaaaagaaaggtctatagaccttcaTCATACCGCAGCCATCGTTGCCAAGTTCCCTGTATACACAACAACATTCATAGTTCAAATTATTTCATAGAAATTAACCAGAGTATTATACTTCCCGTGTCAGTTTGGGTACAGTAATTTGAAAGGAAGACACAAGATGGCAGCACCATGATAAGTGTGTATAGAAACATTGTTTGGTATTTTGTAAATCATTCTCAGTTCATAAAAGAAATGTTGAACAAATTACTTTCCTTTCAGACTCACTGAAAAATGCACATACAAATTCATAActtggcaaaatttcatggctctgcttaccgcggaattcTGCTCTTACGGAGCCCTTTTAGCACATTTCTATGAtatgtaagcgcagaaatccgcggtaagcagagccatgaaattgggcccagatgattCACTAAATTGCACTTCGAAAACTAGTCATGTCACATCATAAGAGTTGCACACAACCTTGTCgacataatatacatgtaccctGCAAACGAAATGTCCAATTACAGAATTGTATTCTTATTACTTTTCAAGGCTTAGCATAGCTATTCAATTATGCACACTAAGGTAAGTATCTGTGTCTTACAAATAGTACATTTAGTTAACCCTCACCAAACAAGTAAGACATTCCTCACGCTATTTAGGAAATTAAAGCCTAAGGAGTCACCTAAAACAGCAACAGTTTCTGTAATATTTTGTCATTTAGAAAGTTTACACAGACCATTCATGTAGTCTCTGGAGTTCTGCAATAATTAATAAGTCTGTCTTGATTTTAACTGTAAATGTGAAAACAGTTACATCGACTTGATCAATTAAGTCAATTCATTCttactattattagtattaactaacaaaccaaaacttttcagctttaaataattaaattattcaaCAAATATCTGTTTACTCTTCAAATTACAACATCCAAAAGAAGTAAACAGCCTCGTTCTCATGTAATCATCATTACTAAATACTTCAGTACTAAAGAAGCTCAATAAGTCTACTATCAAAGTTATCAGTAGAAATCCTGAAAACCTAGATTGGTCATGTTCAAAAGAAGACAGCCTCGTTCTCATGTAATCATCATTACTAAATACTTCAGTACTAAAGAAGCTCAATAAGTCTACCATCAAAGTTATCAGTAGAAACCCTGACAATCTAGATTGGTCATGTTCAAAAGAAGACAGCCTCGTTCTCATGTAATCATCATTACTAAATACTTCAGTACTAAAGAAGCTCAATAAGTCTACTATCAAAGTTGTCAGTAGAAACCCTGACAATCTAGATTGGTCATGTTCAAAAGAAGACAGCCTCGTTCTCATGTAATCATCATTACTAAATACTTCAGTACTAAAGAAGCTCAATAAGTCTACTATCAAAGTTATCAGTAGAAACCCTGAAAACCTAGATTGGTCATGTTCAAAAGAAGACAGCCTCGTTCTTATGTAATCATCATTACTAAATACTTCAGTACTAAAGAAGCTCAATAAGTATACCATCAAAGTTATCAGTAGAAACCCTGAAAACCTAGATTGGTCATGTTCAAAAGAAGACAGCCTCGTTCTCATGTAATCATCATTACTAAATACTTCAGTACTAAAGAAGCTCAATAAGTCTACTATCAAAGTTATCAGTAGAAACCCTGACAATCTAGATTGGTCATGTTCAAAAGAAGACAGCCTCGTTCTCATGTAATCATCATTACTAAATACTTCAGTACTAAAGAAGCTCAATGAGCCTACTATCAAAGTTATCAGTAGAAACCCTGAAAACCTAGATTGGTCATGTTCAAAAGAAGACAGCCTCGTTCTCATGTAATCATCATTACTAAATACTTCAGTACTAAAGAAGCTCAATAAGTCTACTATCAAAGTTATCAGTAGAAACCCTGACAATCTAGATTGGTCATGTTCAAAAGAAGACAGCCTCGTTCTCATGTAATCATCATTACTAAATACTTCAGTACTAAAGAAGCTTAATAAGTCTACCATCAAAGTTATCAGTAGAAACCCTGACAATCTAGATTGGTTGAGCAAGGGTTATACACTCCCAGTTAAAGACAACCTTACACAACATGAAGTCGAATGCTTACCAGCCTAAATTATTCTGAGAATTTGGTTTATGTTATGTTTTACTTTGTGGCAATTTGTCCTATTTCATCTAGACAACCACTTCAACAAGGCATGCTGAAAGTTCCTATTGAAaattacataattaatttgcaCAATTTCAGTGACTGAGCTGCCTGTAAAAGGCCTGATAGTCGGGGTGGGAAATTACAGGAGTCTGTCCGGTGCACAGGCTAATCAAGTCATCATACTTTGCCTTAGGAATACTATGAGCACCTAAAGGGTAACATTGTAGTGGTTCTGCAAGCTGGGCTTGATCAGTAGAGTGTCGACGCCTGCCATCGATTCTGAGTGTTTCAAAGTCATCGTCATCATGTGAATACTTGAACTGTATCGTGTTAgaatattttttgttcactcTGATCTGCATGAACTTCTTCCAGTCAACCTTAGTGCCAGCTTCTGAAGACCGCACACACAATAACCCCCGACTTTGGCTATATGTCTTCCAGTCCAATATATCTGATGACTCTACTGAAGTTACACGATATGGTCTTGGATTCTTACGGGCCATCTTGATGAGTGTTACTAGTTGTGAGGGCACAAACATTTCACCAATCTGCCTCATTTGCCTCTCAATGGTACTGTGCATTGCATCACCTTCTGACTGACCGTggtttgtttaaaagaaattcaATGTTACTTGCTGAACAGATATTGAACgttcaacaaaatacaaaatcattgCCGGGATaattgagtttttgttttgcccaaTGCAGCCGTCAGAATACAACTCCACTGTCTCACAACCTTGTTCATCAACTGTAGAAAGGTACCGATGAAGAAAGGATGCTATTTCACAAGACCCACGTCCTGTGCGACCTTCATGTGATACAAAGCAAAAACCGTCTTTACTTGCTAACTCAAATATTGTGAAGTTGAAGCATGAAAGTCGACGCTTATAGAAAAGCTCCGAACGATCAGACTTTGGCAGGTATATCACCTGTTGAAGGTCAAAGACAGCAGCATGGTATTTGTTATCAATGGTGGCTTTTTCTTTGGCAATATTTTTCAATTCACGAGATTTTTCTTTCTCCAGCACATGTCTGTCGTATTGCTGTTGCAGTTCCTTCTTATGTTCAGCACTTGCATGGTGAAACGTTTCACATAAGCCACACATATCTTTTTTGGCATGGTGAAATTTCAGGTTGAATGACTTGAAAACCTTCTTATAGAAGGTCATGGATGCTCCATTTGGGTGATCTTTCTTAAACATCTGATACATTATTGAAAAGTTAAGGTCAGGTGAAAGATACTGGCATTTTGAATTGGCCCTACAGTAATGTGACTCCATTCGCGGAAATTTATTGATATGAGCTTTTACCTGCTCTCTCTTCGTTTGGTCCTTTTCAACCATTTGTCGTCCACCACGTTTCTCTCCTTCTAGTACATCAAACTGGTCAATCTTACTCAAAGCAGTGCGGACTTGACAAACAGAAACACCAATTGTACTTGTAAACATCTGACGACATACCTTCCATTTCTGGCCCTCCTTGGTTATCTGTGGCAGATAGTAGGAATAATTGCGCTTTAAATCTGAAACCTGGTTCACAACTACGTGTCTTATTATCCACTCACGTTGTTTCTGCAAATCTGCCATGTTGTAATAGGCTTCCCTGATTTGGTGACGTTGTTCCGTAGAAATCTTAGGGCAATCTCGACCTTGGAACTTGCAAAAGCAGCAGTTACTCTCTCCTAATTGTCCATGTTTTGACGGTAcacatttgtttgatttttccatTATGTAGGCGTTTCCTCTGTTTCTGTTGTGCTTAACTGCCAAATTTTTGCTTTTGGGTGTTTTAACAACATTTGGAGAGAGTGGTCTTGACTCACCATCAACTCTAAAATCATCTGGCTGCACATCATAGTGTTCACTGTGTGCATCATACCATGAAGCTTGTGAACTAGGCAAGCTGGCCGACGAAGGAAGAGAAGCTAAATGCTCATGTCCAGccaagggggcacatccacccacagacaaagttgaaggagggggtcgtgtagcaggcacactgctatttgaagacagagatgtaagaccgtcatgtccagctgtaaagggggtacatccacccacagacaaagttgaaggagggagttgtgtagaaggcacactgctatttgaagacagagatgtaagaccgtcatgtccagctaagggggcacatccacccacagacaaagttgaaggagggggttgtgtagaaggcacactgctagttgaagacagagatgtaagaccgtcatgtccagctaagggggcacatccacccacagacaaagttgaaagAGGGAGTTGTGTagcaggcacactgctatttgaagacagagatgtaagaccaccgtcatgtccagctaagggggcacatccacccacagacaaagttgaaggagggagttgtgtagaaggcacactgctatttgaagacagagatgtaagaccgtcatgtccagccaagggggcacatccacccacagacaaagttgaaggagggggtcgtgtagcaggcacactgctagttgaagacagagatgtaagaccgtcatgtccagctgtaaagggggtacatccacccacagacaaagttgaaggagggagttgtgtagaaggcacactgctatttgaagacagagatgtaagatCGTCATGTCCAGccaagggggcacatccacccacagacaaagttgaaggagggagtcgtgtagcaggcacactgctatttgaagacagagatgtaagaccgtcatgtccagctaagggggcacatccacccacagacaaagttgaaggagggggtcgtgtagaaggcacactgctatttgaagacagagatgtaagaccgtcatgtccagctaagggggcacatccacccacagacaaagttgaaggagtaCGACTGGAACTAGGGTAGCTGGATGATGAAGGAAGAGTGGCTACAGACTCATCATGTCCAGCTAACAGCAACTCTGTGAAAGATGTAGATGAACTATCAAAAAGCTCTGAATTTAAAGTTTGATACTGCAAACCATGCCCATAAACTCCACTTGGTGATgcacacaagggtgtttctgTTTGTAATATGGAAGCTGATGTGTGTGTTAAGCCATGATACAGATTATGTGTACTACAATCCTTATTTACTAGAAAATGGTCATAGCAAAGgaaacacaaacatttgttaCAAGCTGCCCAGACCTCTCCGCTGCAGAAAAAATCGTCACATCTTGCAGGCATCTGTGATGAGCCATACGTATCTAATGTAAgataaaatagaaaaacataaaatgataATGGACAGTTATCATATTATTATATGTCTGACATTAGTACGTAAAATCAGTaatgaaaatgtattttgtttagttttacgattgattgatttatctaTGATTGGAAATTATATTTGATTAGGCGTGCGTCTGATGCAAGTTTGTTTACAGGTCCACCTGAaatgtttgttacatgtacttaaaacTTTCACCAACATTGAGGGTGTAGTTTGataataaatgagttttaaacATGCAAGTGTATTCATGACATTACTGCCATGCAAATTAAGAGagagacaaaaataattttatgaaatttcagTATTCTCAGtttattaataaaatgaaaGTACAGTAGGGTGCTTACCTTGAGCTTTGGTTTGGTTGTTTGCTTTTAGCTGAGCAAGAGGAATATCGGAATCCGAATCATCATCACTATCGGTGTTGCCTTCAACATCTAGCACCCGTCCTTCCCATGTCTGCTGTCCCCATTTCATTGATATTTTGCACCCCTTTTCAAGCTTTCTGCTCACTAGGATGATGTCCTGTATCTTGACCACATTTTTAGTTCCATCCTTCCATTCCACCAAAAGATCAGTTTGGGGATCCAATCTGTAAAAAAGATAAATCTGTATTACAACATAGACAAACATGAATGCACAGGTGTACCTGTCCTTTGAAAATAAGATGTAAACTTGTCTAGCAACtgtttttgtatataatttgGGGTAGGATGTTGTGTTGCATTAACACCCCTCCCCCCTGAAATCAGTTTATGCAAAACATGATTggacaaaacattttaatgtgCTTTATCTGTGTCAATTCACATAGTTCCTAAACCTTGACCATTATAGTCACAAGTGATAATCTCTAGATCATTACTTTTGTTGAGTTATTCGTTTTTAAATGTCTATTCAATTTAAAGCCTTCAAAATATATGACGTTACCGGTGAACTTGTTCCTCACAGGTATTTTCTACATCTTCAACCCAGATGTATGTTAACTTCAAATATCACCATGACTTATTTTTGACTGCAAGGTGGCACCCTTTTATATGAAGACTGGGGTCAAACCATACAAATAGTGTGGTAAAGAAGCAATGAGACGTTTTATAAAGCAGTATGTCCTAATTCCAAGGTTGAGATTGATCATAGATCTTTTAAACTGTAAATGTATGTAAAGTATTTGCTTCAAAAGTGTGATTTGTTTGTGGAATATTGTTGTACTCCTATAATGCCATTAGTGCCCCATTGCAGTCAAAAGTAAGGCATCTAGTTCCTAAATTCGGATTGTCCATGTCACAAAATACTGGCATGCATGTTTaattagaatttgtttttaaatgtagattGGTAGATTATGTACGAATGTCATTATTTCAAAGTAATATGCTGTACATTTTAGAGAATACAATCAACTTACTGCTGTTTTCTTGACATCTTATATAATATTGGAATTCCCCGATGCACGATTCAATACATCACTCCAAATTCTGCAAATTAAAGCACAAGGAAGAAGTGAAGGGAGTGATTCcgtcacacattatattaaAGCATGCAAACAGGATTCCAATGACAACGTATATGCAGATTACATGAACTAGATAGGATAAACAAATTAGTAAACATGAAACTGAtatttgataaacatttctCAATGTAAAACACATCAACATTAATGGAGACGGCTCATTGATGACAATACTGTGCACAGTCATCATGATGAGTCAATATGAACGACTTAGGCCAGGCGTAATCAAATTACTCTTTATAATCACAGTCAGAGAGGAGAAGGCCTTGCAGTTATGTCAGTGATTTATACCACTATAAAGAGTACTAGAATTT
Above is a window of Asterias rubens chromosome 11, eAstRub1.3, whole genome shotgun sequence DNA encoding:
- the LOC117296649 gene encoding uncharacterized protein LOC117296649, giving the protein MSRKQQLDPQTDLLVEWKDGTKNVVKIQDIILVSRKLEKGCKISMKWGQQTWEGRVLDVEGNTDSDDDSDSDIPLAQLKANNQTKAQDTYGSSQMPARCDDFFCSGEVWAACNKCLCFLCYDHFLVNKDCSTHNLYHGLTHTSASILQTETPLCASPSGVYGHGLQYQTLNSELFDSSSTSFTELLLAGHDESVATLPSSSSYPSSSRTPSTLSVGGCAPLAGHDGLTSLSSSSVPATRPPPSTLSVGGCAPLAGHEHLASLPSSASLPSSQASWYDAHSEHYDVQPDDFRVDGESRPLSPNVVKTPKSKNLAVKHNRNRGNAYIMEKSNKCVPSKHGQLGESNCCFCKFQGRDCPKISTEQRHQIREAYYNMADLQKQREWIIRHVVVNQVSDLKRNYSYYLPQITKEGQKWKVCRQMFTSTIGVSVCQVRTALSKIDQFDVLEGEKRGGRQMVEKDQTKREQVKAHINKFPRMESHYCRANSKCQYLSPDLNFSIMYQMFKKDHPNGASMTFYKKVFKSFNLKFHHAKKDMCGLCETFHHASAEHKKELQQQYDRHVLEKEKSRELKNIAKEKATIDNKYHAAVFDLQQVIYLPKSDRSELFYKRRLSCFNFTIFELASKDGFCFVSHEGRTGRGSCEIASFLHRYLSTVDEQGCETVELYSDGCIGQNKNSIIPAMILYFVERSISVQQVTLNFF